Part of the Falco naumanni isolate bFalNau1 chromosome 3, bFalNau1.pat, whole genome shotgun sequence genome is shown below.
TCCGTCGGGGCAGCACTTTGCTGTGCAAACAAGCGCCAGGGGATTAAGCGGGCGCAgagggggggccgggggggacaAGGGGGGGACATGGCCACTTGCCCACACAAACAGGGGGACCCAGTGACCCAAGGGAGTCTGGCTCCAGAggggggggcacccatgggtgccagcccagccccagctgctggggagggggccaACGGGGAGGTGGCCAgagggggaaactgaggcacggaggAGCCCACGTGTGCACCGAGCATGTGGGTGCTCAGCGCTGCTCCCCACACATGCACTGAGTGCGTGGGTGCTCAGCGGGCgggtgctcagccccagcatgCAGCGGGCCCCATCTCGGGCTGGCGGAAGggcagctgctgtccctgcagccgGTGACCGGGCAGGGGACAATCGCCCCTCTCCAGTTTCCGGAAGGTTCCTGCACCACAGCCCCGCCGGACGCTGGGCTCCCCCCACCGCCGGGGCACCGCGCCCGGCCGGACGCCGCCGCTCACATTTTCCACTTGCCGGCCCAAATCCTGCCCCACACCCTGGggaaaatggggggggggggggggacgggacatgaggaagaggagggtgagGAAGCACCACCCTGTCCCATGTGCCACTTCGCTCGAAAAACCTTGTGCCCCACTCTGGTGGGGGGGGGACgtcaacccccccccccccccccccccccaatttggATGTGCCACCTCGTTAAAATTTCAATGTACACCCCTGCCCCATATCTGGATGTGCCCCCCAACCTGGATATACCCCCAAATCTGGATGTGCCCCCCCCTTACTTCATCCGGccgaggaagaggaggtgacGCATAGCAGGAATAATAACCGGGAGGGGGTTATTAAtagcagccccccccccccagtcttaTTGTTCCCCCAAGGTCGTGGCTAAATGGTgtcacacccccacccccacccccattccTTCCCCACCGGGGGTCCCCTGGGACCGAGGGGACGCTGCTGCGGTGCTAAGCCACCCCCATGGTGGGGGGCCAGGACCtcctgggtttggggggggggggggggggggcagaacctcctgggttttggggggggggggggagttgccagcacagctggtgggATGCTGGTCCCAAGggggggcacaggcagctgccgCCCGCCCCCAGCGATTTGGGGGTGAAAACAGCTGCGGGGTCAAAGTCACcgccgggaggggggggggccCCCAAAATATGTGTGTCCCCCCCCGCGCTGCATTCCTCCCCGCTGGCATTGCCTAATTTATCCCAAaagagccaggctggggggggccgggggggggccgggTGCCCgggctgccccctcctcctcctcccccccccccccccccccccagccagcccatcTTTGGCCATGGGAATGAAACCGGGAGCGGAGCCACGTGCGCTGAGGCCCGGGGGTGCCTGGGTTGGGGGTGTCCCGGGGTGGGAGGGGggacacccccctgccccaagtgTCCCCAGTACCTCCCATGGGGGACACGACCCCCCCAATCCCCCACCCCCGGGCCGTGGGAGCCAAGCCAAGCGTGCACAAGCACCCACCACGAGCGtgccccggggtgggggggtgcctGCGCGTGCACACGCGCGTGCGTggacccccccttccccccaggcGGGGCGATCTTATCGCACATTCCTGCTGCGCCCTCAAACCCCCCCCATTAACCCTTCGCagcccggggggcgggggggagcaccccatcaccccccccGCGGAGTgggctgaccccccccccccccccgcgtgatttttttttttttggggggggggggggggagggcacaTTCCTCAGCATCCCGGCGGGAcgaggcgggggggggcggggtaTTGGGGTGTCATCCTATTGCGGTGTCCCCAGATTCCCTCATCCCAGGGTGGaatggggctggagggggggtgCAAAGTGGGGACACTCCCCCctccgtgtcccccccccctcccgcacGTGGGTGGGAGCcccacgggggggggggggcagccctgccagcatgGCCCCGAGCAACAAGGCCCCCTCTGTTCTCAGCCCCGGGCACCGTCCCAGCCCCAaaccacccccccgcccccagagtgccgccccccccccacccccggcctAGGGACCCCCCTCAGATAAGGGGTGCCCAGCCCCACGGCGCAAACCCACCCTGCACCCACTGCGGGTCACCCGGGGGGGGTGTTATggcccccccatcccccccgcACCCCAGCTGGGTGTGACGCCCCCAGGGGGGTATTTTGGGAGAGTTATTTTTAGGGTGGCCGGCGCCACCCGTCACCCTTTAAATTTAGCCGGGGTGGGGGATGGAGCGGGGGGGCAGCACCCCAAAAGCTGGGCGCACACCTAGGGGTGACCCCCATCccagggtggagggggggggcacagctCGACCCCCAGTGCCAGCCCCCCATGGGTGGCTTTTGGGGGGGCGGACGGGACACCCCCAGCCCGGCCTGGGGGACCCCAAGTCCCtggggggatggggcaggagacaggaccccccccagcctgggggtccccagctCGGACCCCcgggggggcagcctggggaggggacgCCGGGTCCGGGGGGGCGGCCGAGTCCCAGATGCGACGGGAACCCCACCTGCCCCTGGCGCCGGGGGGGCCTTGctccctggtgggatggggcaggatcGGGGGGTCCCGACACCCCCGCGGGGGGGTACCCCAATTCCCTCAGAGACCTGGGCACGATGCGGGCGACCCCGCAGTCTACGGCAGCGGGGGGGGACGGACGGGGACACCCCCAATTCCCTTCCAACACAGCACAACTCCCACAGCTCCGCAGGGGGGTCCCAACTCCCCCAGGGGAACCCAAAGCCCACCAAGGGGACCCCAGGGGACCCCACCTCCAGGGAGTCCCAACTCCCCCTGCGCACCCCACCTCCGTCGGGGGGTCCCAATTCCTACAAGGGACGCCCACTCCCCCAGGGGACCCCAACTCTGAGGGGGTCCCAACTCCTCCAGCACACCCCAACTCCGCGGGGGGGGGTCCCAATTCCTACAAGGGACGCCCCGTCCCGCAGAGGACCCCAACTCTTAGCGGGTCCCAACTCCTCCAGCGGACCCCAACTCCGCAGGGGCGTCCCAAACTCCTACAAAGgaccccacctcccccagcgGACCCTAACTCCTCCAGGGGACCCCACTCCGGGGGAGGGGTGCCAATTCCTACATGGGACCCCAACTCTCCCAGGGGACCCTAACCCCGGGAGGTCCCATCTCCCCCAGAGAACCCTAACTCCCCCAGGAGACCCCAGCTCCGGGGGAGACCCCAGCTCGGGGAGACACCCCCCCCAaggcaccccagccccactcgGGGCCCCCGACTCCTTtggcccccgcccgccccacGGGGGTCCCGGCTGGCGGGGGACACTCACCCCGAGGAGCGccgccagcagcaggagggcgcccagcgccgccgggccccgccgccccatcgcccgctccgctcccggctccggccccgccgctcccggcccgcgccgccgctcccggccccggagccccgccccgcccccaccccccacaccgcggggcggggccgggagcgcgCCCgcgggggggcacggggggagcgtgcgggggggcgcgggggcacCCCTGGGAACTTTTACGGGGACACGGGGGGGCCCGGGGACATCCCTGTGAACTTCTATGGGGACCAAGGGGGGCTTGGGGACACCATGGGACGCCCCTGGGAACTTTTATGGGGACACGGGGGGCATGGGGATGCTCCTGTGAACTTTtagggggacacgggggggggcttggggacacCATGGGACACCCCTGAGAACTTttgtggggacatggggggactGGGGACACCCCTGTGAACTTCTATGGGGACAAGGGGGGCTTGAGGACACCATGGGACACCCCTGTGAACTTTTAGGGGGACACGGGGGGCTTGAGGACACCATTGGAAACCCCTGAGAACTTTTATGGGAACAAGGGGGGTTTGGGGACACCATGGGACACCCCTGGGAACTTTTGAGAGGACACGGGGGGGCTTGAGGACACTGTGGGACATCCCTGGAAACTTTTATGGGGACACGGGGGGCATGGGGATGCTCCTGTGAACTTTTAGGGGGACAAggggggggcttggggacacCATGGGACACCACTGAGAACATTtatggggacatggggggcaTGGGGATGCTCCTGTGAACTTCTATGGGGACAAGGGGGGCTTGAGGACACCATGGGACACCCCTGAGAACTTttgtggggacatggggggactGGGGACACCCCTGTGAACTTCTATGGGGACAAGGGGGGCTTGAGGACACCATGGGACACCCCTGTGAACTTTTAGGGGGACACGGGGGGCTTGAGGACACCATTGGAAACCCCTGAGAACTTTTATGGGAACAAGGGGGGTTTGGGGACACCATGGGACACCCCTGGGAACTTTTGAGGGGACGCGGGGGGCTTGAGGACACTGTGGGACACCCCTGGAAACTTTTATGGGGACACGGGGGGCATGGGGATGCTCCTGTGAACTTTtagggggacacgggggggggcttggggacacCATGGGACACCCCTGAGAACATTtatggggacatggggggactGGGGACACCCCTGTGAACTTCTATGGGGACAAGGGGGGCTTGGGGACACCATGGGACACCCCTGGAAACTTGTATGGGGACACGGGGGGCATGGGGATGCTCCTGTGAACTTTtagggggacacgggggggcttggggacacCATGGGACACCCCTGAGAACATTtatggggacatgggggagaCTGGGGACACCCCTGTGAACTTCtatggggacacaggggggCTTGGGGACACCATGGGACACCCCTGGGAACTTTTAAGGGGACACAGGGGGCTTGAGGACACCGTGAGACACCCTGGGAACTTTTATGGGGACATAGGGGGTTTGGGGACACCCTGTGAACTTTtatggggacacagggggatTGGGGACACCATGGGACACCCCGTGAACATTtatggggacacagggggatTGGGGACACCGTGGAACACCTTGCGAACTTTTACAGGGACACAAGTGGGTGTGGGGAGACCGCGGGACACCCTGTGAACTTTtatggggacacagggggctTGGGGACACCCCTGGGAACTTCTATGGGGACACAGGGGTCTTGGGGACAGCATGGGACACCCTGTGAAATTTAGGGGGGAGGTGTGGGAGCGTGGGGACACCCCTGGGAACTTTTAtagggatggggggaggggggggggcatggggacaccATAGGACACCCTGGGAACTTTtatggggacacggggggagAGGGACAGAACTTCCATGGGACAcgaggggatggggggggggggggcacgggggttACCTGGGGGGCACCTCTGTGAGTGTCCACAGGGACAcggggggcatggggacaccCTGGGCACACCTGTAGATTTCCACGGGGACAAGCACAGGGACTATGGGGTCCAGGAGGGGGGTGTATGTGGGGGCCGGGGGGGTCACCAGGGGCATGGGCAGTataggggctgggggggcacgggggtgGCTATAGGGGCAATGAGGGGCACAGGGGTGGCTATAGGGGTTatggggggcacaggggtggctataagggctgggggggcacaggggtggctataggggctgggggggcaaTGAGGGTGGCTataggggctgggggggcacgggggtgGTTAtaggagctgggggggcacaggggtggctataggggctggggggcacagggatggCTATAGGGGTtatggggggacacaggggtggCTAtaagggctgggggggcacaggggtggctataggggctgggggggcacgagGGTGGCTataggggctgggggggcacgggggtgGCTATAGGGGCtgtggggggcacaggggtggcTATAAGGGCtgtggggggcacaggggtggcTATAGGGGCAATGAGGGGCACAGGGGTGGGTATaagggctggggggacacaggggtggTTAtaggagctgggggggcacaggggtggcTATAGGGGCTGTGGGGGGCACGGGGGTGGCTATAGGGGCAATGAGGGGCACAGGGGTGGGTATaagggctggggggacacaggggtggctataggggctggggggggtaCAGGGGTGGCTAtaagggctggggggcacaagggtGGCTAtaagggctgggggggcatgggggtgGCTATAGGGGCtgtggggggcacagggatggCTATAGGAGTTatggggggcacaggggtggtTAtaggagctgggggggcacaggggtggctataagggctgggggggcacaggggtggctataggggctggggggacacaggggtggCTATAGGGGCAATGAGGGGCACAGGGATGGCTATAGGGGTTatggggggcacaggggtggctataagggctgggggggcacaggggtggctataagggctggggggcacaagggtGGCTgtaggggctgggggggcacgggggtgGCTATAGGGGCtgtggggggcacagggatggCTATAGGAGTTatggggggcacaggggtggtTAtaggagctgggggggcacaggggtggcTATAAGGGCTGTGAGGGGCACAGGGGTGGGTAtaagggctgggggggcacagcgGTGGCTATAGGGGCTGGGGGGGTACAGGGGTGGCTATAGGGGCAATGAGGGGCACAGGGGTGGCTataggggctggggggacacaggggtggTCGtaggggctggaggggggcacaggggctATGGAGTCCAGGAGAGGGGATTTACGGGGCACTGAGCCcatgggggctataggggccATATGGGGACAGGAGGGGCATGGGGCAGTGTGGGCAACACGGGGGGGGCTCTCAAGGCtgtgggggtccccagggacAGGAGGGAGCTCTGGGGTCTATAGGGTCTGCACCGGGTGCACCCGGCTGGTGCCAGGTGCCACATGCCCCCAAGGCCAAGGTTAATGGTTAacacccccgcacccccccggtgcacctccagcccccAGGTGGGCGCCAGGTGCCCGTTCCCAGGGGCGCCCTTGGGTGCCCCCGATAATGGGGGGATTTAAGgcccccggccggccccgcaTGCCCTGACCGAGCTGTGACCACAATGCTgagcctcctcctgctgctggtggctggcgGTAAGGTGCCCCCGAGCCCCCACCCGTGTCCCCACGGCCCCCACCCGTGTCCCCAAGCCTGGGTAGGGTGGTGGGTGCCCGGTCGGTGACGGGCGCCCTGTCCCGCAGGCAGCCACGCCGCGGTGCTGCTGGACTCACGGGTGGTCAACGGGGAGAATGCCGTGCCCTACGGCTGGCCCTGGCAGGTGAGCAGGCGGGGGGATAGGGTGGGGggtggcacccatgggtgctgtggCACCCACCGGTGTCCCTGCAGATCTCGCTGCAGTACGAGCGGGACGGCACCTTCCGCCACACCTGCGGGGGCACCCTCATCGCGCCCAACTGGGTGATGACGGCCGCGCACTGCATCTCGTGAGGGACCCCCGAGAGCCGCGgcgggtgctgggggggcagggaggggggcaggagggggggcagggggctgcaagGTGCAGGAGGGGTGCAGGGGAGAtgcagggggtgcagggagaGGTGCaggaggggtgcagggggatgCAAGGTGCAAGGATGGGTGCTGGAGGGGTGCAGGGAGATGCAGGGAGATGCAGGGTGGTTCAGGGTGCAggaggggtgcaggggaggTACGGGGGGTGTAGGGAGGGGTGCACGGGGTGCAGGGATgggtgcagggggtgcagggtgcagggatgggtgcaggaggggtgcaggggggtgcagggtgcagggaTGGGTGCAGGGCGGTACAGGGatgggtgcaggggggtgcAGAGTGCAGAATAGGGGTGTAGAGGGGTGCAGGGTACTTGGAGGTTGTGTTGGGTGCAGGGATGGGCACAGGGGTGATACCCTGTGCAGGATGGGTGCAGGAGGGGGCGCAGGGTGCAGGAAGGGAGTGCTGAGTGTGAGATGGGTGCACGGAGGGGTGCGAGATGGGTGCGtggagggatgcaggatgcGTGGCGTGCCGGCTGCAAGGTGGGTGCATGGGTGGTGCAGGATGCATGGAagggtgctgggtgcatggAGGGTGcatgggggtgctgggtgcagggaggggtgcaggagggctgcagcagcccctgatGTCCCTGTCCCCGGGCAGCTCCTCGCTCACCTACCAAGTGGTGCTGGGCGAGTATGACATGGCTGTCAACGAGGGCCCCGAGCAGCGCATCCCCGTGGCCCGCGCCAACATCTTTGTCCACCCCAAATGGCGAAGCTCCTGCGTGGCCTGCGGgtgagcagggtgctgggggcgTGGGGTGGTTGGGGACACGGTCCCCAGCAGGCCCCCGGTGACACGtgtccctgcctggcagcaaTGACATCGCCTTGCTGAAGCTGCAGCACCCAGCGGTGCTCAACACCCAGGTGCAGACGGGGCAGCTGCCGCCCGCGGGCACCATCCTGCCCGACGGGTACCCCTGCTACCTGAGCGGCTGGGGGCGTCTGTCCAGTGCGTCCGGGGCACACGGCGGGTGGGGCCAGGGCATGGTgggggggatggagggatggggggaggggtggggaggtggttggagggagggagggatggggagagttggaggagggagggagggagggagggatggggagataGTTGGAGGGATGtttggagggatggaggggtggATGGGGAGATGGTTGGAGAGGGGGAGGGATGGTGGGATGGATGGGGAgatggtgggagggagggatggggagatgGTTGGAGGGATGGAagaggggtggagggagggatggggagataGTTGGAGGGATGGAGAGCTGGATcggggatggagggatggagaagggatggagggaaggatggaCGCATGAAtggatggagggaaggatggagggcTGGATGGGGAGATGGAGGGAAAGGCTGGAAGGATGCAGGGGTgaagggatggagggaaggatggctgggtgggctggctgggtgggctgggtgcTCAGGGCCAGCAGGCCGGACACCGAGCGGCACCCCCCAACCTCCTGCCACCCGGCTGGCAGCGGGGGGGGCCGCTGCcggagcagctgcagcaggcgcTGATGCCCGTGGTGGCCTTTGACCGCTGCACCCAGCCCGACTGGTGGGGCACCCTCGCCATCCGCCGCACCATGATCTGCGCTGGCGGCGCCGAGAAGGCCGGCTGCAACGTGAGTGTTGCACCagaccggggcggggggagatgctctgagccccccacccctggTGCTGACCTCCCCCCTCCTGTACCCCAGGGTGACTCAGGGGGTCCCCTGAACTGCCGGGCGGCCGACGGGACCTGGGAGGTGCACGGCATCGCCAGCTTTGTCTCAGGGTTGGGCTGCAACGCGCCCAAGAAGCCGACGGTCTTCACCCGCGTCTCTGCCTTCGAGGACTGGATCACCGAGGTGGGAAcggggtgctgggtgccagggTGCCAGGGCGCTGGGGTGCTTGGGTGCCAGTGTaccagggtgctgggtgctgaggtGCTGTGGCAGTAGGGTACCAGGGTGCCATGGTGATGGGGTGCCAGGATGCCAGAGTACCAGGACTTTGGGGTGCCAGGGCTCTGGGGTGCCGGAGTGCCAGGGTGCTGGAATGCCAGGGTGCCAGAGCGCCAGAGTGCTGGGGTGCCAGACTGCCGAAGTGCTGGAGTGCCGGTGTGCCAGGGTGCCggggtgccaggctgctggggtgccAGAGcgccagggtgctggggtgccagACTGCTGAAGTGCTGGAGTGCCAGTGTGCCAGGGTGCCggggtgccaggctgctggggtgccAGAGCGCCGGGGTGCTGGAGTGCCAGGGTGTTGGAGTgccggggtgctggggtgccaggGTGCCACGCTCCCCCCTGAGCAGCTTCTCCTTTCCAGACCATGAGCCAGAACTGAGCGCAGCGGCGGTGACCTCCTGGTACGGCACCGGGCGAATAAACTCACAGCTGAAACACCACGCGTGTGCCTGTGCGGGGCGTGGGCAcgtgggggggggcagcaggcaggggcggcggggggctaGAAGATGGAACTGGTAGAGCGGGCACAGGGAGCACCCAGAGGTGCCCAAGTAccacagggatggggcacccagAGATGTGCCAGGTGCCACAGGGATGGGCACCCAGAGATGTGCCCAGACACCACGGGGATGGGCACCCAAAGGTGCCCAGATACCACGGGGATGGGCACCCAAAGACACACAGGTGCCACAGGGACAGGCACCCCAAGGTGCCCTGAAGCCACATGGCTGGGCACCGTGCAGCACTGTGGTGCCAAAGGGGACAGGCGCCACCAGCAGCCTGGATGCCCTGGGGGTGAGCCCGGAGGTGCCCTGAGG
Proteins encoded:
- the CELA3B gene encoding chymotrypsin-like elastase family member 3B, with the protein product MLSLLLLLVAGGSHAAVLLDSRVVNGENAVPYGWPWQISLQYERDGTFRHTCGGTLIAPNWVMTAAHCISSSLTYQVVLGEYDMAVNEGPEQRIPVARANIFVHPKWRSSCVACGNDIALLKLQHPAVLNTQVQTGQLPPAGTILPDGYPCYLSGWGRLSSRGGPLPEQLQQALMPVVAFDRCTQPDWWGTLAIRRTMICAGGAEKAGCNGDSGGPLNCRAADGTWEVHGIASFVSGLGCNAPKKPTVFTRVSAFEDWITEVGTGCWVPGCQGAGVLGCQCTRVLGAEVLWQ